A region of the Pseudoprevotella muciniphila genome:
ACACTCCAGTTGTTTTCCACTTCCTCGCCAAAGTTGAGATTGACAATATCATAAAGATAATTGAACATCGAATACGAAGAAAAATTCGGATTCCATTTTAATATTACAGTTGCCATAACCTTTGTATATCAGAGTTTCATTTATTCTAACATAGAAATCTTAACAGTTATTTTTGCCATGGGGCGCTCTGTAAGGAATTCATTATATTGTTTCGCCCTGCTTATCCTGCATACAAAGCGTTTGCCCGCCGCCAGCAGGGCGGAGAAGATGCCGTCCTGCCCTTCCGGTAGCCAACCAAGCGAAGTGTCGTTCCATACCACCTCCACTGCCAACGGTCCCCTGTCGCTATCGGGCACAGCACGCATCTCTACTTCTGTCCCTTCTTTAAGCATGTAGAAGACGGACTCCGTCCTGTTGTAAGAGGTGTCTCTAAGCACAGTTTCCACGAGGAACACCTCTCTTGCCAAAGGCGGTCTTTCGTCCTTTCTTTCATCAATAAGTGCCAGCAACGAAGGGCTGATTTTTGCTAATTCGTTCATTATACTGTAAGCAGATTTAGTCGTTCGGTGTACATCTGTTTCTGTTGCTCCAGTTCCTCACGCTCTTTTTTCAGTTCCTCTTTTTGTTCGTGGACCCAGGCTGGGTTGAGCAGTTGCTGCCTCATATTGAGCGGGAACGCAGCATGGAGTTCTTCTATGCATTGCTTCATGTCGTCTATCTGCTCTTTCAGGCGTTTGATAACCTCATCGATGGTTTCTTCCCGCAGGAGCACATCTTCCGCATCGTCTTCGAGGTCGAGTCGCATGATGATGTTGCGCAGCAGTGTGAGGTTGTGGGTTCTGTAGGCGGTCTGTCCCTGTATGAACAGGTCTTTCATTTTCTCAGACAAGTCGGGGTGGAGGTCGGGGTGCAGACGCTTGACAAGCACACGGAAAAGTTGCTGCATCTCGGCAGCGTCATATTTGTTGATAAGCCGTGCCTCCTCCGCCAACCTGATGGCTTCTGCCTGTTCATTGATTTGTTTGTAATAATCCTGAAGGCGCGCGTCCACTTCCATCTGTATGACAATCATGTTAGGACGTTCGTCACGGTTCAATGCCGCCTGCGCCATCTCCACTTTCATCTTCAGTGCCCGCACTTCTACAGAGAGCAGGAAATTCTCATACTTGTCCTTGCCTATAAGATTGACATACCTGACATAGAGGTCGTCGCGGTCTTCATTCAGCAGACGGTCCTTCTCGGTGTAAAGCGTGAGAAATTCCTGACGGAGACGCTCCACTTCGGCTTTCTTCTCTATTGTCGAGGGACTGATTACTATTGCTTCCATGTCATTTCACTTTTTTTAATAATGCAAAGTTACAAGTCGTGTCGGCAAAAATAATTCCGAGTAGAAAATTTTAGGTTATTTTTTTTCTGAATGATAGAAGTCGTCCATGATTTCTGCTTCGGTAGCCATGAGTTGACGCAACTCAGCAGGCTCGAGTACCTCGGCTTCAGCCCCGAACGAAAGGATGGCGCGAACGAAATCTATGGTAGGATGCAAGAAGAATTCAAATACGCTATAATCATCATAAACCTGCAGTTCTTTCTGCGAGGAGTGCAAAGGCAGTGTACGCAGATAGTCTCGCTGCTCGCCATCGAAACGGACCAGTACACGCTGCAAAGGCACATCATAGCCTATACAGATGCCAAAGTGCGCGGCAAAAAACTCTTCCGGTGAAAATTCTTCTGGAAATACAAAGGTCTTATCTGTCAGTTCCAGATGATGTATGCGGTCCAAGGCATAGACTTTAAGGCTACCATACTGCCTGAATTCTGCAGGTGCAGAATTAGAGACCTTTTCCTTGGGATTGTGACAGAGAACGTACCAACGGCGATTGCACACCTTCACACAGTAGGGTTCCACCTCTATTGGCGTATTGTCGATCTCATCGCTGAATCTGCGGTAAGTCAGCCTGACCACCCTCCCATCCTCCATCGCCCCGATGATGTCGGTTAGGAAAGTGTCGCCCGAAGGGATGTTTTCCAACAATATACGGCTCTGCACATGCCGTTTGCGTTCCACCACATCGCTGACAGCGAGCGACTGTATCAACCAACGCTGAGGCGATTTGTAATCGAGCGAATCGTAGTTCTTCAGTTGATACGCGTCGTTGTCATACTTGATTTGTATGCCGAAGAGTTCATCGATTTTTGCCCGCCAGTTGTAAAGCGTACGCACCTGGAGCGGATGGTTCGACTCATAGAGCGAGGAGCGTTCAAAACTTTCTCTGAGTTCTGCGAACTTCATGGGGCGTTTGCTTAGTTTGTCAATCAGCCACAGATAGTGTTTCAAAGGTATTTTTGCCATGGTATTTCCGGATTTTCATGTTAAAAGGTTGTAAAGTTGGCGGCACACCATACTCTTTCCGACTACGAAGATAGTAAAAAAGTATTCCTTAAGTATGTAGTAGTTACAAATAAAATATTGAAGACCTTATATTACCGCAAAAAATGTATATTTTCGCTAAAAACCACGTATTGAATTGTTTTTTTAACTAAATTTGCGGTTGCAACACACTAAAACATTTTAGACCAATGGAAATTAAAGCAATTAAAGGACGTGAGATTCTCGATTCGAGAGGCAATCCTACAGTAGAAGTAGATGTAATCTTGGCAAACGGCGTGCTCGGTCGCGCTGCTGTACCCTCTGGTGCATCTACAGGTGAAAACGAAGCACTTGAACTTCGCGACGGCGACAAGGGTCGCTACCTCGGCAAGGGCGTACAGAAGGCTGTTGACAATGTTAACAAAGTCATCGCTCCCGCTCTTATCGGTCATTGCGTTTACGACCAGCGCGGCATCGACCACAAGATGCTTGCTCTCGACGGCACAAAGACTAAGTCAAACCTCGGTGCAAATGCCATCCTCGGTGTGAGCCTTGCAGTAGCACAGGCTGCCTCAAAGAGCCTTGGCATGCCCCTCTATCGCTACATCGGCGGTACTAATACCTACACCCTTCCAGTTCCGATGATGAACATCATCAACGGTGGTGCACACTCCGATGCTCCTATTGCATTCCAGGAATTCATGATTCGCCCCGTTGGCGCACCTACATTCAAGGAAGGTATTCGTATGGGTGCTGAAGTGTTCCACGCATTGGCTAAACTGCTCAAGAAACGTGGTCTCTCCACAGCAGTAGGCGACGAAGGTGGTTTCGCTCCTAAGTTCGACGGCATCGAAGACGCACTCGACAGCATCATGCAAGCCATCAAGGACGCTGGCTACGAACCCGGAAAGGACGTAACCATTGCTATGGACTGCGCTGCAAGCGAATTCTGCGTGAAGGAAGGCGACGCTTTCTACTACGACTACAAGCAACTCAAGAATGGTGCGCAGAAAGATCCAAACGGCGAGAAACTCGACGTGAAGGGTCAGATCAAGTTCCTCGAACACCTCATCGAGAAATACCCCATCGATTCCATCGAAGACGGTATGTCTGAAGAAGACTGGGCAGGATGGGCAGAACTTACTGCAGCCGTTGGCGATCGCTGCCAACTCGTAGGCGACGACCTCTTCGTAACCAACGTGGAATATCTCCGTCGCGGTATCAAGGAAAAGTGTGGTAACTCTATCCTGATCAAGGTTAACCAAATCGGTTCTCTCACCGAGACTCTCGATGCTATCGAGATGGCTCACCGCGCAGGCTTCACCAGCGTAACATCACACCGCTCTGGTGAAACAGAAGACACCACTATCGCAGACATCGCAGTTGCCACAAACAGCGGTCAGATCAAGACCGGTTCTATGAGCCGCACCGACCGTCTGGCTAAGTACAACCAACTTCTCCGCATCGAAGAAGAACTCGGCGACTTGGCAGTTTACGGCACTGAAGTAAAGACAAAGCGCAAGTAAGAGGCACGCGCTGAGTCAGCGAAACTTAATTAAGCATAGAGGTGAACACCCGTCATAAAGGTGCTCACCTTTTTTGCGAATTCTTTTTTGAAAAACATCACAGATACCATAGGCGAGACGAAGAAAAACGCAGATTCATAACTCGATTACAATTTTTTTATGCAATTTTGTAACGTACTTGCAACTTATTCCTAAATCAGTATTACAGGGACGTTCTATAAGAAAACAGTGGAACGATTAACCAAAGATTGCACAAACGTATTCAATAAGTATTAGTCCTGTTTATGGCAAAAAAACATCTGAAGAAAGAAGAATTCTTGAATTTCGACGAATATATTCGTCAGGGCGAGCCTGCGCAACGTGAACGTGCAGACGCCTGGCGTGTGGCTATAGGCTTGCAGGCTGTAGATGGACTGAAGACTTCCGAATATCTACAGCAGACCGCCCGTCGAAACATTGAAGGTGAGATTACCATAGACGAGGCACGCGAACTGGTAAAGACATACTATATTTCTAAAACACAGCGCGAGCCTGACGATGATGATAAGCAGGAGGCAGATCAAGTGTCTGCCAACATCACCAAGATTCTCTCTGCCGACACACTGGACTTTAGCACGAAAGGATACGTTTCTCTGCATCGCAGAATTTTTGAAGGTGTATTCAAACATGCCGGACGCATACGCGATTACAATATCACCAAGAAGGAGTGGGTGCTGGAGTATGACACAGTACATTATTTGAACTGGGAGGATTTGCGCAGGGCTATAGACTACGACATCGAACAGGAACGAAGTTTCAGTTATAAAGGACTTTCGTCAGATGAACTTATTGCCCATGTTACTCGTTTTGTGTCGGGAATATGGCAGATTCACGCCTTTGGCGAAGGGAACACCCGAACCACTGCCGTTTTCGCCATTCAGTACCTTCGCTCCTTGGGATTTAGCGTGGATAATAATGCGTTTGCCAAGCATTCCTGGTATTTCCGTAATGCTTTGGTGAGGGCAAACTATAAGAGTGCAGTGAAAGGCATTGACTACAGTCCTATATATCTGGAGCGATTTTTCCGTAACCTGCTGCTGGGTGAACAGTGGGACTTGCGCAACAGATACCTACATATCCATCCTACGGAGGAATGGAGCGTGCAACCCAATCTCGGCAGCCCCACAAGTACCCCACAAGTACCCCGCAAGTACCCCACAAGTACCCCACAAGTACAGGACAAGTTGCATACAAGCAATCCTTATATTATAAGACTTTTGCAAGTAGTAGGAGAACGTGAACTTTCAGTAAAGGAAATTATGGAAGGTCTTGAACTAAAGGACAGGAAAAATGTTTTGAACCTTTACCTCAGCCCTGCCATCTATGATGGATTTATTCGTTTGCTTTTTCCTGACTCTCCCCGTCATCCACGTCAGAAATACTTGCTGACAGTAAAGGGACTGGCACTCTATGATGAAATCAACAAAACGAAGGAGAAACCATGACAAATATGATACAACACAATAATAAAGATTTAGAGCAGAGTTTACTGTTTTATGGGCTTACTTTCGGGCTGAAAGTCCGATAAGCCCACAGCCCAAGGCAACGCCTTGTGTGAATAGGTGTGGTGTAGCACGTCCTGTAAGCTACATAACACACTATATCAATGGTTTTATCCTTTCAGGGCGCATGTTCGCTGACCTGATTTCCCAGAGCGTTGCTCTGGGCTATGAGTTATTGGGTCTTCAGCCCGTTTTTACCGAACACTGATAGTTATTATCCCACACTGCCTTCGAGCGACACGCTGAGCAGTTTTGTGGCTTCCACGGCAAACTCCATGGGCAGTTTGTTGATGACCTCCTTGGCGTAGCCTCCCACGATGAGCGCCACGGCATCCTCTACTGGTATGCCCCGCTGTGTGCAGTAAAGCAGTTGGTCTTCACTGATTTTCGATGTCGTTGCTTCGTGTTCCACTATGGCGTCAGGGTTGCCGCAGTCGATGTAGGGGAAGGTATGCGCTCCGCTTGTGTTGCTAAGCAGCAGGCTGTCGCACGAACTGTAGTTCCTTGCTCCTGCGGCTTTCTTGCCCATGTGAACAAGTCCACGATAACTGTTTTGGCTATACCCCGCAGAAATACCCTTTGAGATAATAGTGGAGCGTGTGTTTGGTGCGAGGTGTATCATCTTGGTGCCTGTATCTGCCTCTTGATGGTGGTTGGTTACTGCCACACTGTAGAACTCAGCCTGTGCACCTTCGCCCATAAGTACACACGAGGGG
Encoded here:
- a CDS encoding J domain-containing protein yields the protein MEAIVISPSTIEKKAEVERLRQEFLTLYTEKDRLLNEDRDDLYVRYVNLIGKDKYENFLLSVEVRALKMKVEMAQAALNRDERPNMIVIQMEVDARLQDYYKQINEQAEAIRLAEEARLINKYDAAEMQQLFRVLVKRLHPDLHPDLSEKMKDLFIQGQTAYRTHNLTLLRNIIMRLDLEDDAEDVLLREETIDEVIKRLKEQIDDMKQCIEELHAAFPLNMRQQLLNPAWVHEQKEELKKEREELEQQKQMYTERLNLLTV
- a CDS encoding helix-turn-helix transcriptional regulator translates to MAKIPLKHYLWLIDKLSKRPMKFAELRESFERSSLYESNHPLQVRTLYNWRAKIDELFGIQIKYDNDAYQLKNYDSLDYKSPQRWLIQSLAVSDVVERKRHVQSRILLENIPSGDTFLTDIIGAMEDGRVVRLTYRRFSDEIDNTPIEVEPYCVKVCNRRWYVLCHNPKEKVSNSAPAEFRQYGSLKVYALDRIHHLELTDKTFVFPEEFSPEEFFAAHFGICIGYDVPLQRVLVRFDGEQRDYLRTLPLHSSQKELQVYDDYSVFEFFLHPTIDFVRAILSFGAEAEVLEPAELRQLMATEAEIMDDFYHSEKK
- the eno gene encoding phosphopyruvate hydratase, which encodes MEIKAIKGREILDSRGNPTVEVDVILANGVLGRAAVPSGASTGENEALELRDGDKGRYLGKGVQKAVDNVNKVIAPALIGHCVYDQRGIDHKMLALDGTKTKSNLGANAILGVSLAVAQAASKSLGMPLYRYIGGTNTYTLPVPMMNIINGGAHSDAPIAFQEFMIRPVGAPTFKEGIRMGAEVFHALAKLLKKRGLSTAVGDEGGFAPKFDGIEDALDSIMQAIKDAGYEPGKDVTIAMDCAASEFCVKEGDAFYYDYKQLKNGAQKDPNGEKLDVKGQIKFLEHLIEKYPIDSIEDGMSEEDWAGWAELTAAVGDRCQLVGDDLFVTNVEYLRRGIKEKCGNSILIKVNQIGSLTETLDAIEMAHRAGFTSVTSHRSGETEDTTIADIAVATNSGQIKTGSMSRTDRLAKYNQLLRIEEELGDLAVYGTEVKTKRK
- a CDS encoding Fic family protein, which codes for MAKKHLKKEEFLNFDEYIRQGEPAQRERADAWRVAIGLQAVDGLKTSEYLQQTARRNIEGEITIDEARELVKTYYISKTQREPDDDDKQEADQVSANITKILSADTLDFSTKGYVSLHRRIFEGVFKHAGRIRDYNITKKEWVLEYDTVHYLNWEDLRRAIDYDIEQERSFSYKGLSSDELIAHVTRFVSGIWQIHAFGEGNTRTTAVFAIQYLRSLGFSVDNNAFAKHSWYFRNALVRANYKSAVKGIDYSPIYLERFFRNLLLGEQWDLRNRYLHIHPTEEWSVQPNLGSPTSTPQVPRKYPTSTPQVQDKLHTSNPYIIRLLQVVGERELSVKEIMEGLELKDRKNVLNLYLSPAIYDGFIRLLFPDSPRHPRQKYLLTVKGLALYDEINKTKEKP